One segment of Arcanobacterium phocae DNA contains the following:
- a CDS encoding phospho-sugar mutase, with the protein MSYNVTEVEEWIAHDPDKNTAAEVAELLSKAQGGDKVAEAELTDRFQGFLEFGTAGLRGCMAGGPHRMNRAVVRRAAYGLTAWLKEKVGDDALVVIGYDARYNSADFAADTAAIVTAAGMRAKIMPRALPTPVLAFAVRHFDADAGVMVTASHNPAQDNGYKVYTGGRAIDENGRGSQIVPPVDSEIAAYIKSAPAADEIKLAESGWGVIDEEFIDTYVSTTVATISPDTPRDVKIVYTAMHGVGAEVMRRVLTDAGFKDVVEVAEQNTPDPDFPTVSFPNPEEPGALDLAIALAKKENADLVIASDPDADRASAAVPINGEWTQLSGDEIGSLLGEQVAARIEAEGGNGTLANSIVSSQLLEQIAHHHGLDYEATLTGFKWISRAHNISFGYEEAIGFCVDPEHVKDKDGLSAGLLIAQTAATLKTQNKGLRDELDRIATNIGALYLTAPVTIRVDDLSIIPATMDKVRSNPPKVLLGSAVSSVVDLSNGTDQLPPTNAMVLRTEDGDRAIVRPSGTEPKVKCYLEVIVPLEGRDINEVRTLASERLTRFKAEMGDVLKLD; encoded by the coding sequence ATGTCGTATAACGTTACCGAAGTAGAAGAATGGATTGCTCACGATCCTGATAAAAACACTGCCGCTGAAGTTGCTGAGTTACTGAGCAAAGCTCAAGGCGGCGATAAAGTAGCCGAGGCTGAGCTTACTGATCGTTTCCAAGGATTCTTGGAGTTCGGCACAGCTGGTTTGCGTGGCTGCATGGCGGGTGGACCACACCGCATGAACCGCGCCGTCGTACGCCGTGCCGCTTACGGATTAACCGCATGGTTGAAAGAAAAGGTCGGCGATGACGCTCTCGTCGTCATCGGATACGATGCCCGCTACAACTCTGCAGACTTCGCTGCTGATACCGCAGCAATCGTGACGGCTGCAGGCATGCGCGCAAAGATTATGCCACGAGCACTTCCCACTCCGGTTCTCGCATTCGCAGTGCGTCACTTCGATGCTGACGCCGGCGTTATGGTCACCGCATCGCACAACCCAGCACAAGATAACGGCTACAAAGTCTACACCGGCGGACGCGCAATCGACGAAAACGGTCGCGGTTCTCAAATTGTGCCGCCGGTTGATTCAGAAATTGCTGCATATATTAAGTCTGCTCCGGCTGCGGATGAAATCAAGCTAGCCGAATCAGGCTGGGGTGTCATTGATGAAGAGTTTATCGATACCTACGTTTCTACAACCGTTGCAACGATCTCCCCTGACACCCCACGCGATGTCAAGATCGTCTACACCGCAATGCATGGTGTAGGCGCGGAAGTTATGCGTCGTGTCCTAACAGACGCCGGATTCAAGGACGTCGTCGAAGTAGCCGAACAAAATACTCCAGATCCAGACTTCCCCACAGTTTCTTTCCCGAACCCAGAAGAACCTGGTGCGCTTGACCTAGCTATCGCACTCGCCAAGAAAGAGAATGCAGATCTAGTTATCGCCTCTGACCCAGATGCTGACCGTGCTTCGGCAGCTGTGCCGATCAACGGTGAGTGGACCCAGCTTTCCGGCGATGAAATCGGCTCTCTCCTAGGAGAACAGGTAGCTGCCCGCATCGAAGCAGAAGGTGGCAACGGTACCCTCGCTAACTCGATCGTATCTTCACAACTGCTCGAACAGATTGCGCATCATCATGGACTCGATTATGAAGCAACGTTGACCGGATTTAAGTGGATTTCACGAGCACACAACATCAGCTTCGGTTACGAAGAAGCTATTGGTTTCTGTGTTGATCCAGAACACGTTAAGGATAAGGATGGCCTGTCTGCCGGTCTACTTATTGCACAAACCGCCGCCACACTCAAAACCCAAAACAAGGGTTTGCGTGACGAACTCGACCGAATTGCTACCAATATTGGTGCACTATACCTCACTGCCCCAGTGACCATTCGTGTCGATGATTTGTCGATTATCCCAGCTACCATGGACAAGGTTCGCAGCAACCCGCCAAAGGTATTGCTGGGATCTGCTGTGTCCTCCGTCGTCGACCTATCCAACGGCACCGATCAGTTGCCACCCACGAATGCGATGGTTCTACGCACTGAAGACGGTGATCGGGCGATTGTGCGTCCATCAGGTACCGAGCCAAAGGTTAAGTGCTACCTCGAAGTTATCGTGCCACTCGAAGGCCGCGATATTAACGAGGTGCGCACTCTCGCTTCGGAGCGACTCACCCGATTCAAGGCTGAAATGGGCGACGTTCTCAAACTTGACTGA
- a CDS encoding purine-nucleoside phosphorylase yields MENTEISPQDLANKAAKVIAEKTGVSHHDIALTLGSGWGGAAQLIGDVVAEIDAQDIPGFHAAAVAGHGGKITSIKLKSGHHALVLGARTHYYEGKGVRAVAHGVRTAAAAGVKVCILTNGCGSTVSEWGAGTAVLIKDHINLTGTSPIEGAHFVDLTDAYSQRLRTIAHEVDPSLPEGVYTQFPGPHYETPAEVKMARILGGDLVGMSTALEAIAAAEADIEVLGISLVTNHAAGFAPTKLNHKEVLEAGAAAGPRISQLLADIIERISTTVL; encoded by the coding sequence ATGGAAAATACTGAAATTTCACCGCAAGACCTAGCCAATAAAGCAGCAAAAGTCATTGCGGAAAAGACCGGCGTATCACACCATGATATTGCATTAACTCTCGGCTCTGGGTGGGGCGGCGCAGCCCAACTCATTGGAGATGTCGTTGCTGAGATTGATGCTCAAGATATTCCTGGCTTCCACGCCGCTGCAGTTGCGGGACATGGCGGAAAGATCACGTCAATCAAACTCAAGTCAGGTCATCATGCCCTTGTGCTAGGGGCCCGTACTCACTATTACGAAGGAAAAGGCGTCCGCGCAGTTGCACATGGTGTGCGTACCGCTGCCGCCGCTGGAGTTAAAGTTTGTATCTTAACTAACGGCTGTGGCTCAACAGTCTCCGAATGGGGAGCCGGAACTGCGGTGTTGATCAAGGATCACATCAATCTTACTGGCACTTCCCCAATTGAAGGGGCACACTTCGTTGATTTAACAGATGCCTATTCACAGCGACTGCGCACTATTGCACACGAAGTTGATCCGAGCTTGCCAGAAGGTGTCTATACTCAATTTCCTGGACCACATTACGAAACTCCAGCTGAAGTCAAGATGGCGCGGATTCTTGGCGGAGATCTCGTCGGAATGTCTACCGCGCTTGAAGCTATCGCAGCAGCTGAAGCCGACATCGAAGTTCTTGGCATTTCGTTAGTCACCAATCACGCTGCCGGATTTGCACCAACCAAACTTAACCACAAAGAAGTGCTTGAAGCTGGCGCTGCAGCTGGTCCACGTATTTCGCAATTACTAGCTGACATTATTGAACGCATTTCTACAACCGTGCTCTGA
- a CDS encoding LOG family protein has protein sequence MIQKILADFDSSETVFENSDREVAVFGSARLSSESPYYQVARELGRNLAQHDISVVTGGGPGIMEAANRGAHEANGTSIGLGIEIPYEVTLNDYVDRGMTFHYFFTRKVMCTKNVTGFAVFPGGFGTLDEMFEILTLEQNRKLPNYPIVLVGVSYWAGLIEWLRGSMFSEGLISPDCLKLLRIVDTADDAVKVFTP, from the coding sequence ATGATTCAAAAAATCCTCGCTGATTTTGACTCAAGTGAAACTGTATTCGAAAATTCAGATCGGGAAGTGGCAGTGTTCGGATCAGCCCGGTTATCTTCGGAAAGCCCCTACTATCAGGTTGCGCGAGAGCTCGGACGGAACTTAGCTCAGCATGACATTTCTGTTGTGACAGGTGGTGGACCTGGAATTATGGAGGCAGCAAATCGCGGTGCTCACGAAGCAAACGGAACCTCTATCGGGCTAGGAATTGAAATACCTTACGAAGTAACTTTGAATGACTATGTTGATCGGGGAATGACGTTCCATTATTTTTTCACCCGGAAAGTGATGTGCACCAAAAACGTAACTGGATTCGCTGTTTTTCCAGGAGGGTTTGGCACTCTTGATGAGATGTTTGAGATTCTAACGCTTGAACAAAACCGCAAGTTACCGAATTACCCCATCGTTTTAGTGGGCGTATCGTATTGGGCCGGACTCATCGAATGGCTACGAGGTTCGATGTTTAGTGAGGGGCTAATTTCTCCGGATTGTTTGAAATTGTTGAGGATAGTGGATACTGCTGACGATGCAGTGAAGGTCTTTACTCCTTGA
- a CDS encoding DUF3117 domain-containing protein, producing MAAMKPRTGDGPLETERSNHGTILRIPLEGGGRMVLELHDEELHELYAVVQQAVAERD from the coding sequence ATGGCTGCGATGAAACCCCGAACAGGTGATGGTCCTTTAGAAACAGAGCGTTCAAATCACGGAACGATTTTACGGATACCACTTGAGGGCGGTGGACGCATGGTACTTGAGCTTCATGATGAAGAACTACATGAGCTTTACGCCGTCGTCCAACAGGCAGTAGCGGAACGCGACTAA
- a CDS encoding O-methyltransferase translates to MSIEKAQSWLYAESFATDDDFIIQARHQSAELGIDPISPATGQFLSMLVSVNGVKTIADIGTGTGVSGLYFLASSQDSQLTSIDTDSEAQNLARQSFAHTGIRSGRYRLINGRSADILPRLAPNSYDLVLVDGDILEAEGDVSEALRMLRVGGILVVAHALYHDRVADPARRDEQTVAMRNLGKTIQESAELTSSLVPIGDGLLVAVKR, encoded by the coding sequence ATGAGCATCGAAAAAGCCCAATCCTGGTTGTATGCCGAATCGTTTGCGACCGATGATGATTTTATTATCCAAGCACGTCATCAATCTGCGGAACTAGGCATTGATCCAATAAGCCCAGCGACTGGTCAGTTTTTGTCCATGCTAGTATCCGTCAATGGTGTCAAAACAATTGCAGACATTGGTACCGGAACCGGCGTGAGCGGTTTATATTTCTTGGCCAGTTCACAAGACTCGCAATTAACCAGTATTGATACTGATTCAGAGGCTCAGAATCTAGCACGGCAGAGCTTTGCGCATACTGGAATCAGATCTGGGCGTTATCGTCTGATCAATGGCCGAAGCGCAGACATTCTTCCACGTCTAGCCCCAAACTCCTATGATCTCGTTCTAGTCGATGGCGATATCTTAGAAGCGGAAGGCGATGTGAGCGAAGCGCTACGAATGCTACGTGTGGGCGGCATCCTCGTCGTCGCCCATGCGCTCTACCACGACCGGGTTGCCGATCCTGCACGACGCGATGAACAGACAGTAGCAATGCGTAACCTTGGCAAGACTATCCAGGAGTCTGCTGAGCTGACCAGCTCCCTCGTCCCCATCGGAGACGGCTTGCTGGTAGCGGTTAAACGCTAG
- a CDS encoding Mrp/NBP35 family ATP-binding protein, whose protein sequence is MTISRDLIDKALATVYDPEIRRPITEIGMVGSVDITDDGQVTVGINLTTAGCPLRDKLTIDVTEAVSRVEGVTSVSVTMGVMTDEQKAQLQKTLRGGAPERHNPFSEPGCLTRVYAISSGKGGVGKSSMTVNLATAMQRQGLKVGVVDADIYGFSIPQMMGVDSPPQVVDKMIIPPVAHDVKTISIGMFMEENIPVVWRGPMLHRALEQFFSDVYWGDLDVLLIDLPPGTGDIALSVAQLIPQAEIVLVTTPQIAAADVAERAGMMAKQTEQRVVGVIENMSFLAMPDGSKMDIFGSGGGQKVADELSYILGYKVPLLGQIPLEQTLREGGDAGVPLTAQDKVSPARDAIDAIASTLGHRARGLSGKSLGVSPA, encoded by the coding sequence ATGACTATTTCTCGAGACTTAATCGATAAAGCACTGGCAACAGTGTATGATCCCGAAATCCGTCGTCCTATCACAGAGATAGGGATGGTCGGATCGGTGGACATTACCGACGACGGTCAGGTAACTGTTGGAATTAATCTTACGACGGCTGGATGCCCCCTGCGCGATAAGCTCACAATCGATGTGACTGAAGCAGTTTCTCGTGTTGAAGGCGTGACCAGCGTCAGCGTAACAATGGGCGTTATGACTGATGAACAAAAAGCTCAACTACAGAAGACGCTGCGCGGTGGCGCACCCGAGCGCCACAACCCATTCAGCGAACCAGGATGCCTCACTCGCGTGTACGCCATTTCTTCTGGCAAAGGCGGCGTAGGCAAATCCTCAATGACGGTTAACTTGGCAACTGCTATGCAACGTCAAGGTTTGAAGGTTGGCGTCGTTGATGCAGATATTTACGGTTTTTCTATTCCACAGATGATGGGCGTTGATTCACCGCCACAGGTGGTGGACAAGATGATCATTCCACCGGTTGCGCATGATGTAAAGACCATCTCAATCGGTATGTTCATGGAAGAAAATATTCCAGTTGTGTGGCGCGGACCGATGCTTCACCGGGCACTAGAGCAGTTCTTCTCCGATGTTTACTGGGGCGATCTCGATGTACTTCTCATCGATCTGCCGCCGGGGACAGGCGATATCGCCCTGTCGGTAGCACAGTTGATTCCACAAGCTGAAATCGTTCTTGTTACAACGCCTCAAATTGCTGCGGCTGACGTTGCAGAACGCGCTGGCATGATGGCAAAGCAGACGGAACAGCGAGTAGTCGGCGTCATCGAAAACATGTCTTTCCTCGCGATGCCTGATGGTAGCAAGATGGATATCTTCGGCTCTGGCGGTGGCCAAAAAGTAGCGGATGAGCTGTCGTATATTCTCGGTTACAAAGTTCCACTGTTGGGCCAGATTCCACTCGAGCAAACACTGCGTGAAGGTGGCGATGCCGGAGTACCACTAACAGCTCAAGATAAGGTTTCACCTGCTCGTGACGCCATCGATGCTATCGCATCAACTCTTGGTCATCGTGCTCGTGGTCTGTCTGGAAAATCCCTCGGCGTATCCCCCGCATAG
- a CDS encoding DUF1003 domain-containing protein, which produces MANFDEPSDKRSRRIKKARWDSDAVGVVSERIARFSGTPQFLVYLTIFVAIWLIWNTWGPDSLRFDSAELGFTALTLMLSLQASYAAPLILLAQNRQDDRDRVTAQQDRFTAERNLADTEYITREIASLRLAMNDIATRDFVRSEIRDQLEIYRESNDELQAELQEKNTRIAQLEAQLAVFLAADESSQKKVD; this is translated from the coding sequence ATGGCAAATTTTGATGAACCATCAGATAAGCGCTCACGCCGAATTAAGAAAGCGCGCTGGGATTCAGATGCGGTAGGAGTTGTCTCGGAACGTATCGCCCGCTTTTCGGGAACTCCGCAGTTCCTTGTCTACCTCACAATATTCGTTGCTATTTGGCTTATCTGGAATACCTGGGGGCCTGATTCATTACGCTTCGATTCGGCCGAACTTGGATTTACTGCTCTGACGCTGATGCTCTCGTTACAGGCGTCCTACGCGGCTCCCCTCATTTTGTTGGCACAAAACCGCCAGGATGATCGTGACCGCGTCACAGCGCAACAAGATCGGTTTACCGCGGAACGAAATCTGGCAGACACGGAGTACATTACTCGCGAAATTGCCTCGCTTAGGTTGGCAATGAATGACATCGCCACCCGCGACTTCGTGCGTTCGGAAATCCGTGATCAACTTGAAATTTATCGTGAATCCAACGATGAGTTACAAGCCGAATTACAAGAAAAAAATACCAGAATTGCCCAGCTTGAAGCTCAACTTGCAGTATTTTTGGCAGCTGATGAATCCTCGCAAAAGAAGGTAGACTAG
- a CDS encoding magnesium transporter MgtE N-terminal domain-containing protein, with amino-acid sequence MGTHGPSRVFVGRLAGADVFDPIGDRVGKVSDVVVVFRLRGAPLAVGLTVDVAGKRRVFVPLTRVTSMENGQVITTGLVNMRRFTQRPVETMAVGELLDRQVTVIESGEPAEIEDLAIEQTRAREWRVTTLYIRMGRGAKDAGNTLLIPTSAVRGLASRVSSQGATALLAQISGLKAPDVADILRDLPEDRLLAVARELPDERLADVLEELGDDDRVAIMESLDVDRAADVLEVMQPDDAADLVNELPVAQAEALLERMEPEEARDVRRLMSYSERSAGGLMTTDPIILPPDASVAMALAQARRPELAPALASVMFVTRPPHESPTGRYLGVVHLQRALREPPSNMIGGIIDHIETLSPEDGIGTITRLLATYNLTALPVVVDDMLVGAVSVDDVLDHLLPDDWREADEAELDEAVDAQHNHDEEEEVD; translated from the coding sequence ATGGGCACTCATGGTCCATCCCGCGTTTTTGTGGGACGCCTCGCTGGAGCTGACGTTTTCGATCCCATCGGTGATCGAGTAGGTAAGGTTAGTGACGTCGTCGTGGTTTTCCGATTACGGGGCGCCCCGCTCGCAGTGGGGCTAACTGTTGATGTTGCTGGAAAACGCCGAGTATTCGTGCCACTTACCCGAGTGACATCAATGGAAAACGGACAGGTCATTACTACCGGTCTAGTGAATATGCGACGTTTCACACAGCGCCCGGTTGAAACGATGGCTGTTGGTGAACTACTCGATCGGCAAGTCACCGTGATCGAATCTGGTGAACCAGCAGAAATTGAAGATCTTGCCATCGAGCAAACTCGCGCTCGTGAATGGCGCGTGACCACTCTCTACATTCGTATGGGACGTGGTGCGAAAGACGCCGGTAACACCCTGCTTATCCCAACTTCTGCCGTTCGTGGTTTAGCTAGCAGAGTTTCTAGCCAAGGCGCCACTGCCCTGCTGGCACAGATTTCTGGGCTCAAAGCACCAGATGTTGCCGATATTTTGCGCGACTTGCCAGAAGATCGCTTGCTGGCAGTGGCACGCGAATTACCGGACGAACGTCTTGCTGATGTATTGGAAGAATTAGGTGACGACGATCGCGTTGCGATTATGGAATCTCTCGACGTCGATCGTGCTGCTGACGTTCTTGAGGTTATGCAGCCCGACGACGCCGCCGACTTGGTTAACGAACTTCCGGTCGCACAAGCCGAGGCGCTCCTCGAGCGTATGGAGCCAGAAGAAGCTCGCGATGTGCGTCGCCTGATGAGTTATTCTGAACGATCCGCTGGTGGTTTGATGACTACCGATCCGATTATTTTGCCACCAGACGCCTCGGTGGCGATGGCCCTTGCTCAGGCCCGTCGACCTGAATTAGCACCGGCCCTCGCCTCAGTCATGTTTGTGACCCGTCCACCTCACGAATCACCCACCGGGCGATATTTGGGTGTTGTTCATTTACAACGGGCGTTACGCGAACCGCCATCGAATATGATCGGTGGCATTATCGATCATATAGAGACGCTGTCCCCCGAGGACGGTATTGGAACAATCACGCGTCTATTAGCAACATACAACCTGACAGCACTGCCCGTCGTCGTCGACGATATGCTCGTTGGCGCAGTTTCCGTCGACGACGTGCTCGATCATCTGCTCCCAGATGATTGGCGAGAAGCAGATGAAGCCGAACTGGATGAGGCTGTTGATGCTCAACACAACCATGACGAAGAAGAGGAGGTAGACTAA
- a CDS encoding aminopeptidase P family protein: MSEEKQSLEERAHNRTQRPKSDAFRSFIGEDWGARPAGPQRAAAADYLPARHYKLGSHFIGERLVFPAGDLQVRSNDTDYRFRAHSAFAHLTGLGGEDEPGAVLVLEPRAAENCTDEATHDATLYFHPRASRSSEEFYADSRHGEFWVGARLSAEEMSTLTGLRVAHIDSLRDALAKDLGEISIRVMPRSDVSIESLVEQLRQENGLLSDATEMNEQLAETASELRLIKDEFEISEIQKAIDVTHSGFDNIVASFPRARTHWRGERVVEGAFFAKAREEGNGLGYDTIAAAANHANTLHWIKNDGPLVDGTLMLIDAGAEVDSLYTADITRTLPVSGKFSPTQRKVYEAVLEACNYALEVASQPGVRFRDVHTAAMSVIARHLEEWGILPVSAEESLKPENQHHRRWMPHGTSHHLGLDVHDCAQAKRELYQDAVLEEGMVFTIEPGLYFREDDLKVPEEFRGIGVRIEDDVVITANGAIRLSERIPRTIEDVEAWMARLTK, from the coding sequence ATGAGTGAAGAAAAACAATCTTTAGAAGAGCGTGCGCATAACCGCACGCAACGTCCAAAAAGTGACGCGTTCCGTTCGTTTATCGGTGAGGACTGGGGTGCTCGCCCGGCAGGTCCGCAGCGTGCAGCTGCCGCCGATTATCTGCCAGCGCGTCATTACAAGCTCGGCTCTCACTTTATCGGTGAACGTCTAGTCTTCCCCGCCGGAGATCTGCAAGTACGCTCCAACGATACTGACTATCGTTTCCGAGCTCATTCTGCTTTCGCACACTTAACTGGTTTGGGTGGCGAAGACGAGCCAGGAGCAGTTCTCGTTCTGGAACCTCGCGCAGCAGAAAACTGCACGGATGAAGCTACCCACGATGCGACTTTGTATTTCCATCCCCGCGCATCACGCTCATCAGAAGAATTTTATGCTGATTCGCGTCATGGCGAGTTTTGGGTTGGGGCACGTCTGTCTGCTGAAGAGATGTCCACGCTAACCGGTTTACGAGTGGCGCATATCGACTCATTGCGCGACGCCCTGGCAAAAGACCTTGGCGAGATTAGCATCCGAGTGATGCCAAGATCAGATGTCAGCATTGAGTCGCTGGTTGAACAGTTACGGCAGGAGAACGGGCTCCTTTCTGATGCGACCGAAATGAATGAGCAACTAGCAGAAACCGCTTCGGAACTACGCCTTATTAAGGATGAATTCGAAATCAGCGAGATCCAAAAGGCTATCGATGTCACTCATTCTGGCTTCGATAACATCGTTGCATCGTTCCCGCGGGCTCGCACACATTGGCGCGGTGAGCGCGTGGTTGAAGGCGCATTCTTCGCTAAGGCACGCGAAGAAGGAAACGGCCTTGGATACGACACAATTGCCGCAGCCGCTAATCACGCGAATACCCTGCACTGGATCAAGAACGATGGCCCACTTGTTGACGGCACGCTTATGCTCATCGATGCCGGAGCCGAAGTTGATTCTCTCTACACAGCAGATATCACTCGAACCCTCCCAGTTTCTGGAAAGTTCTCGCCGACGCAGCGAAAGGTGTACGAAGCTGTGCTTGAAGCGTGCAACTATGCCCTTGAAGTAGCTTCGCAACCTGGCGTTCGATTCCGTGATGTACATACCGCTGCTATGAGCGTCATTGCTCGTCACTTAGAAGAATGGGGTATTCTTCCAGTGTCTGCTGAGGAATCACTCAAACCAGAAAACCAGCATCATCGCCGCTGGATGCCGCACGGAACATCTCATCATCTTGGCCTTGATGTTCATGATTGCGCACAAGCAAAACGCGAGCTTTACCAAGACGCAGTTCTTGAAGAGGGCATGGTTTTCACAATCGAACCAGGCTTGTACTTCCGCGAAGACGATCTCAAGGTGCCAGAAGAATTCCGTGGCATCGGAGTTCGTATTGAAGACGACGTCGTCATCACTGCTAACGGAGCAATCCGCCTTTCTGAGCGTATTCCACGCACTATTGAGGACGTCGAAGCATGGATGGCTCGGCTAACAAAGTAA
- a CDS encoding PHP domain-containing protein: MKIDLHAHSTASDGTDSPSQLVLQAYAAGLAVVGITDHDTVDGWNSAAAAATETGVRLVRGMELTATCHGARVHILGYLFDPENEAVRNHIYTVQASRENRAREITERLAVDFPITFDDVLAQAAPDAVLGRPHIADALVKLGIIANRSEAFEQILSSSSPYYVSQYAPEAVDVVQFIQQAGGKTVWAHPWARARGKVAPDSAFAELAEAGLFGVEVDHRDNPADTRPALADIVKRCGLARFGSSDYHGTGKPNKLGENTTSEDVYYQLIDGTFAEVI, from the coding sequence ATGAAGATAGATCTGCACGCCCACTCCACTGCATCTGATGGAACTGATTCGCCTAGTCAACTGGTACTGCAAGCATACGCGGCCGGACTCGCCGTCGTCGGAATCACCGATCACGATACTGTTGACGGATGGAACAGTGCTGCGGCAGCAGCTACCGAAACCGGCGTCCGGCTAGTCCGCGGTATGGAGCTGACGGCAACGTGCCATGGAGCACGAGTGCATATTCTCGGCTACTTATTCGATCCGGAAAACGAAGCTGTGCGAAACCATATTTATACCGTGCAAGCCTCACGTGAAAATCGAGCCCGAGAAATAACTGAACGGTTGGCAGTAGACTTTCCAATCACATTTGATGACGTTCTTGCTCAAGCAGCCCCAGATGCTGTTCTTGGCCGGCCACACATTGCCGATGCACTGGTAAAACTTGGCATCATTGCCAATCGGTCAGAAGCGTTTGAACAGATTCTGAGTTCTTCTTCGCCCTACTATGTTAGTCAGTATGCTCCAGAAGCAGTTGACGTTGTCCAATTTATCCAGCAGGCAGGTGGAAAAACGGTGTGGGCGCACCCATGGGCACGAGCACGCGGGAAGGTTGCCCCAGATTCTGCTTTTGCAGAATTAGCTGAAGCAGGCCTGTTCGGAGTTGAAGTAGATCACCGTGACAATCCTGCCGATACACGGCCGGCGTTGGCTGATATTGTTAAGAGGTGTGGGCTTGCACGGTTCGGATCATCGGATTATCACGGTACTGGAAAACCAAACAAGCTCGGGGAAAATACTACATCTGAAGATGTGTACTATCAGCTTATCGACGGGACTTTTGCGGAGGTTATCTAG
- a CDS encoding MarC family protein, translating to MSFDTSLFVSAFATLIVIIDPPGNLPIFLALTSKASERNRRRIAFQSNFIAGILLLLFGFFGFAMFNALGISAPALQLSGGLLLLLIALQLLTGQEEDPGESDGDLHVAMVPLGMPLLAGPGSIVAFMLLIDDAGHDWARIITTVLGLVTVLGISWLTMRFANPILKLLGESGIMLLTRLSGMLLAAIAAQLMINGIVAIVNTHFLS from the coding sequence GTGTCATTCGATACGTCGTTGTTTGTCTCGGCATTCGCAACACTCATTGTGATTATTGATCCTCCAGGTAACTTGCCGATTTTTTTGGCTTTAACGTCCAAAGCGTCAGAGCGTAACCGTCGTCGGATCGCATTCCAGTCTAATTTTATCGCTGGAATTTTGTTGCTGCTCTTCGGTTTCTTTGGTTTTGCGATGTTTAATGCGCTGGGTATTTCCGCGCCGGCATTGCAACTATCAGGTGGGCTATTGTTGCTTCTTATTGCGCTTCAACTTCTGACGGGACAAGAAGAGGACCCCGGCGAGTCCGACGGCGATCTTCACGTGGCGATGGTTCCTTTAGGTATGCCGTTGTTGGCAGGTCCCGGGTCTATTGTTGCATTCATGCTGCTTATTGATGACGCTGGGCATGACTGGGCTCGTATCATTACCACAGTTCTTGGCTTAGTGACTGTTTTGGGTATCTCGTGGCTGACAATGCGCTTTGCTAACCCAATTCTTAAATTGTTGGGTGAATCCGGAATTATGTTGCTCACCCGTTTGTCTGGCATGCTTTTGGCTGCTATCGCTGCGCAGCTGATGATTAACGGCATCGTGGCAATTGTCAATACGCATTTTTTGAGTTGA